From the genome of Streptacidiphilus rugosus AM-16, one region includes:
- a CDS encoding YybH family protein — protein MTDRERAHRPEDLTRLFVERANAGDAAGIAALYEEDAVMAYPAGSLTVGRAAIQALWEKVLAHAPTFQPETPLPTLVSGDLALTSTPPRDGSGARAQVVRRQPDGTWLRVLDQPEFVTPQR, from the coding sequence ATGACCGACCGCGAGCGCGCCCACCGCCCCGAGGACCTGACCCGCCTCTTCGTCGAGCGGGCCAACGCCGGCGACGCGGCCGGCATCGCCGCCCTCTACGAGGAGGACGCCGTGATGGCCTACCCGGCCGGCAGCCTGACCGTGGGCCGCGCGGCGATCCAGGCGCTGTGGGAGAAGGTGCTGGCCCACGCCCCGACCTTCCAGCCGGAGACGCCCCTGCCCACCCTGGTGAGCGGCGACCTCGCGCTCACCTCCACGCCGCCGCGCGACGGCAGCGGGGCCCGCGCCCAGGTGGTGCGCCGGCAGCCGGACGGCACCTGGCTCCGGGTGCTCGACCAGCCGGAGTTCGTCACCCCGCAGCGGTGA